The Thunnus thynnus chromosome 13, fThuThy2.1, whole genome shotgun sequence genome segment GTTTTGGTTATGGCTGAAAGACACCAGGGAGGAGTCCTCACTTTGATAATGGTGATGGAGcctgaaggagaagaagaagagacagggCTCAGCTGACCATGtgaaaaatctgtgtgtgtatgtacgtaCGCAGAAGAAATGATCAACAAACCAATTACCAATTAGAAACGATTTCAAACAAACAACGCATCAAGACAATATTCCAATATACACAAAACCTATACTATAACTTACTTGAAACAACCACAAACAGGTAATAATATTTTGAGTGTACTGATTGTATTCTGTGTTACTCCCTGATTATCTGTATTTTCCAgttgtaaaacatttttgtctggATGTTTGTATTTATCTTATTTAGTGGTGGATTGTCAATTTTGTGCTCAACATTCCTTGTAAATAACACAGAATGTCAAGTGTGGTCGTCTGTGGAATGATTTTGCTGGTTGTTTATCCTGCTGGTTGATATATTTTGCTGGTTGTTTCTGTCAAGAACTGTAACTGTTGGAAAATGTAActaaacctaaccttaaccaaaacaaacactaaacatATCACCAAAAAAATCTAGATACATATTACTCTAGATGCTACAATATacagtgtgtgaatggatgatATATACTGTTGAGGTAGTTCATGTACTTAACATATTTTACTGCAGACAAGGTAAGGATAAGGAGGTGCACATGTGGTTTTGCATGTTCAAACATGTTCATTACACATCATGCACAGTATACTTTGCATTATTGCTGatcattttccaaagcataGTGTAAgtttttaaactgaaatcaaAAGCCAAGTTCATTTCAAAGCAGTATGAAAATCCTCTTGCACAGACTTAAATGTTGCTCTCGACAGGTAATCCACCACAGCAAACATTCAGTTTGCATGATTGTCTGATAATGCAGCTGCCAGCAGAGGCTGTTTGGAAAAATCTTCCGTTTATAGTGTGCTGCCAAAATGGAAGacaaacaacaagcaaacatggatgtgaaAATATGCAGTGTAAATGTTGCAGTTTCTTGCATTAAAAATTTTGCAATAAAATTTTTGAAACAGTTCTTGCTTGCAGCtacaatacaaagcaaaaataatgtaatcaatTCAATGCATCTGTGTGGTTTGATCACCTATCGCAAGCAAGTTCCTTCCATATCGTACTAACACGACCAGAAGCAATGGAGGTCTCGAAGAGGAGAAATCAATCTAAAGTGTTATGGTATCCTTTGGACAATGGTAATGGTCAGCTGTAATGTACATACACCAGCAGTATTCTTTAACTTATTTGAGTCATGATTTAGAATTTGTGTCTTTATCTAATGTTGATTTTTGATACAGTTTCTCATTTTACTTGCAGTATAAAGACGGTATAATCTGGGTGGAGAAATGTGGTGTCCTGTATTTACCTGGTCTAGCCTCTGAACCTTTCACTTTGGCATTACTGTTACTGTATAACATGACAAAGTGAGACTGACCAGTGTGAAGCTGTCATAGGTTCTCATCAGATCCTCCATCCGATACTGTTCCAGCACCACTACTCCTGCCAGCGACGGGCTGTTGGCTCGGGCACAGTCCTCGCAGTGCACCACATAGGACTTCTTACTGCTGTTCTCACTGGTCACAAACAGCACGTCAAACACCTCcacctgcacaaacacagtTCATATTCTGTTTGCAACATTTACACCACGTACACAAATGCATAATTTACTGTGCTGACAGACAGCGAGGCCGGCGGGAAGAGAGACTCACGTCACACTCATTGCAGTAGTAGGCCGGCTCGTCCTTCACACGACTCTGGTAACAGATCTTCTTCCCTGCAGCCACCAGCTGGTCTCTCAGAATCTGGATGTGCTTGATGGACTGCATCAGGCAGTGTctgagagagaggcagaggagtggaaaatgaaaaatgtaaacacacgaacacacacattcaaaaacacagataaacactaaacacacatctTACTTGATCATCTTGAAGGTATCCTGGTTGGTGATCTTGATGGTGCGAGCCACATTCCAGGAAACGTGGATCATGGGAACGATTGACTTAACCTTCTTCACCTCATTCCACTCAAAGCGCTCCAGGGCGAGTTGATATTGGTATGCTGGGAGAGCAAAAAACATAAACTGTGGTGAGGCTGAGAGTAGGCACAATATTAAAGagcatatttcatttgtaatttgAGACAAAGAACACCTGATTGTCAAGTTTTGTGCTGCTATTTTTCGCTTTTTTGGTCCTTGTTGTAACTTACAGTTGAGCGGTCCCACATTCCAGGCGATGTTGTTGCACCAACCCACTGCCTGGACCCAATGTACAGTCCCTGCATTAATCCACACCAGGTCACCCGGCCTCTGAATGAAGCGGTACACAGGAATGTTGGCACTGTAAAGGTCTTCCAGAACTGGCCACCAGGACCCTGTCAGGTAGTCTACACCATGCCTGAGGGAAAGTTTGTAACAATGCAATGTAGctcatacacatactgtatcttatTGTTACTTCTGTTCTTTAAGTGATCCTACTGAAAGCCTCCTCACTCACTTCTCACAGAATTTGTTGATAACTTCCCAGTAGTGCTCATGGACAGCAAACCACTCACAGTCACCTGGCCCGATATTGATGTTGACTGAGCAGAAATTGTTGTTCTCTTGGTGACCTGATGAGAAACACAATTTAGGCTTGTTCCTCATTTGAAACCTTAAAACTAAGACCTACTTCTGAAATCAGAGGATTTAATGCCTAATTGTGATGTCGGACACACACTGACCTGGCGTGCGGCTGCCTGGCACCTTCATGTAGAGCTGGACAGTGTTCATGCCCAGGATGGTGTGACCGACGTGACTGAGCATGTTGTTGCTCGACTCCACACGCATGAAAGCTGGCAACTtcagcagctcctgcagctgTGGCTTCCaccttataaaaaaaacaagaagaccagtgttgtgaaaaaaaaggacCCTCAGGAAGCTCAGTTTGAGTGGGCACAAGTTAATATCATAATCTCACCTTTTAGGGTCTGAGAGATCAATGTTGGTCCCAAATTTGATTATCTTTCCGACTGTTTTCATCTCTGAGCTGAAGGGAATAGTAAAGTCTGAGTTGAGTATTGTTATCAGAGGATTCAACACAGTAAATTCTTAATACAAACAGATCACAGTTTTGCGCTGACCTGGGCACGCTGGTGGCTTGAAGAGGTTGGGCTTTGCTGAGGAGAGCGGAATTGGCTTTCATGGTAGTCGAGGCGGGACTGCCTTTACTGTTGGCTAATGTGAGACCTGCTTTTGCAGTGGCTGATGGGTCTTGGGACTTGGCTTGCTCCTCTCCTTCGTCTTCATTCtcactctccttctcctcctatAACACATCTACATGAGCTTAGCTGACAGGTTGGCCAACAGCTAAAAATGGATGCATCATAATGTAGTTCACTTTTGAGGTCCTGGACAAAGATATCTCAGAAATAGATTATTATTTACCTACTACATGTGTGGATTTTACTAGTCTATACACTTGCAACAGCTTACtatgaatgtaaacacacacacatcttcaagaGTTGGTTTAGTAAATGCTACAACAAGTAAGCTTAGTTTGCTATTTTATTGAAATTGCTTGAAATTTGCAGGATTATGGGAGGAATGTTTAATAATGGACCACTGTGGTGCAAGGGGCTAAACTAACTGTAGgaaaatatgtgtatttatatcCATTATAGTAACTGCGCTGTACTGCTTTTCACTATTGCTATTGTAACCACAGATCTACATCGATATATACACAATGTGAAATATTACATAGAACTCTAACCTGGTTTCACATTGGTGAGAGTAAAGAGGGCTAGGGAtgttattctttttatttatttttttattattatttttacttctgtgcattttagagttttattattactattattgtgcATCTTTTATTGTTACTCTGTACTATGGCCGTTACCTCTGTGCTcctctttgctttatttttatctgccttgttggttttattttcttttgtaaagcactttgtaacattgttaagaTAAGTGCTATATAGTTTACTATTATCATTACATATACTTATATACTATACTTTTGTAatgtatgtctttgtgtgtatttatgtctttTCCTCTCTATTTCAGCAGCATCAAAAACAACTTATTGAAATCTGCTGAAAGTTCAAGAGAGATTATTCACCAGAGATAAAGAGAGGCAGAACTCACATTGGTTTGAATACTgacataaaaatcaaaaaaacttTTTCCTTCAAAACACTTTCATGTCAGAAAACCAACTGTTAGCATATACAATATTCATTTTCCAGTTTCTTTTTTGACGgacaaaacaatcatttttgctttttgattCCGTTAAACAAGCTCTGTCCATTAAATATTAACTCTGTGCATGTCTAAGTgagtataaatgtgtgtgcCATGAAGGAAAATGTCTACCTGCAGGCTCTCCTGGAAGCTGGAAGCCTGGTACTGGGCGTATTTGGCAATGGTGGTGTGTGAACGGCTGCTCTCGCAGGGCCACGTCTGCATGGAGCCGCTGGGATCCCAGTTCTCATCAGCAGGCTGCTGAACCTGAGTCCTCACTTCCACTGCATGCTCCGCATTGGCCTCCACCAGGGATTTAGTGGAGAACAGACCAAGGTCTCACATAGGAAGAAAGACAGCAGAGCATATGAGATAATTATCAGATAATAAACGCCCAATAAAATTTACCAAGTACAAGTAAAATTTTCCCCCAAACTCTTTGTATTTAGATTTAATACTCAAAAATGGTTGTCACCTcagttgcatttatttattttctgactttAAGCATTTTTATAACTCATACAACCAAGTATGACATAGACAAAATAGGTGAAAGGATACActaaaatatgcaaatgcatTCAAAGCAGCATTCCTCGATCAATATAGAGCCTCCCAGTGGCCCAGCCATCATGTCATGGTCATTCAAATATGGATCATAAAGACACAACCATGAATTGATTGTGACAATGGGGCACTGTATGCTGCCCACGATGATTGTGAAAGATGCAACGTCACTGACATACAGTTCGGAGAAAGCGATGGCTCAAAAAGacgacacatacagtatttttcattacagaaatgacagactcaaaaaaatcaaatgcgTAAAATGTCTACTACATCTAGAATAAAACACTGCCAACCTTATGATTTATGATATGATGCATTTATATGTAAAGAATTGATGCCcttttccctttctctttctctcttccctgcATGACTATTtccacaaaacaacaaacaaaaggccTTAATTAATGGCAAAGTGTTACTAATCACAAAAACCTCATTTCGAGTGGATGGAAGGTTAATTCTGTTGGGCTAAATCGAGTGAATGAGAGGGGTTCATTAGTTGAGATGAGTGTGATGTATAAACTTACTAAGGCGGAGGGAGCCAGCAAGGCCTCTGATGACAGTAACAGCATTTTTGGGATCAGTGCAGAACTGAAGCAGAACTGGAGAAAAGGCGTCTCTCTTGCTTTCCAACTGCAGACACAGCAAAGTACAATAATGAGCATTTGAACAAAGcaaattaatgaatttatttgtcttgaaaacagatgaaaaatactGACAGTAGGTTGGAAATGTGTAGATCTTGAAACAAGGTACGATAAGGCAGCTCACTCTGCTGCTATCTAGAGACTTTAAATCATCCCAAGAATTACGGAGGTTGTTTATAGTTTCTTGTTCATGtaagaaaaacaggattttagGATTCCACATTTGAGGATATTACTTGTTAGGTTGCGTCATTTTTACTATCCTAATCCGTGTGGACTCACATAGATGCTCGGAGTGGGAGGGTTAAGCTTTTCTCGTGGAATGGGGGTCTCGATGTTAATGTTAGGTTTGACAGAAAGGGCAGGAAGCAGGTACGACTCCTTGAATTTCCCCTTCACCCTTGTCcccctgggaaaaaaaagagaagaaaagagagcaTTAAAACCCACTCTGATAGGATAGGATTACGCTTATCAGAGTACTCACTTGCAAGCTCTAATCACTTCAGTGGCGGTGTTTTCGATGCTGATCTTGGAAAGTGGGATTCTTTGCTCTTCCACCTCTGATATGTTGAATGTTTGTCGACCAGCGCTCTCCACCTTAATCAAGAGAATCTTAAGCTCCTTAGACAAGCCCATTGACAATGCTTTTAGTTTCAGGGGGTCGACTGGAGTTAATGAGCAGGGTTTACTCGCTGGTGTGGAGATACATAGTTTGGATGTATTGATTGTGACAGTTGACTCTGAGCTTGAGTTCTTGGTAtctgtgtttccagctgttGAGGATATCGTATTTTCTAACTCACTGACTTCTTCCTTCGTCTCTGTTACAATCTTTACCTCGGAGTTCCCAGTgtcccctttttctctctgcacatCTTTGCCATGTGGGGTTGGATTTTTCTGAGGAATTTGGCCCTTTGTACTGTCTTTGAGGGGTATGGGTGAGTTTCTGGAGATGACTGGCACTGAAGGTGAAACAGGTGTTTTACATGCATCCTTTTCTTCCAAATCCTTTAtttcatttgctttgtttttaagaCAGATGATAccgttttcttctttctttatcttAATCTTgatctctccttctctttctccatctttgttcttttgttttctttttctgtctgtgacaATGTGTTCTGTCTCTTCGCTGTTTGCCCTCTCTTCCTTGGTAGAGACAGTGAGGAGGCCGGTGAAAGAGGCTGTATGTGTGGTGGTCAGTCTCAGCTCTGCACTTAATGACTCGTCCAAAAGAGATGACGCTGCTCTCTCAGGGAGGATGTCTGTATCCCTAACGTCTTGTTTCTCTTCTAAATCATTCTCAGTCTCTTCCAGCTTTTTCTGCACCAGGGTATCTGTGACAGGATCACACAGATCTGTCGGACTGTGGGATTTAAAAAGTGCATCTGAGGTAGTGTGAGTTGGTGACTGATTGCCGGGTTTGGAGGATGTGGTGAGATCTGATCTGGGGGAGAAATCCTGATGCTCCTGACAGTGGATGTCTGGCCCCAATGCAAGAGAAGAGGATAACTTAACCCCTCCTGCAGTGCTAGCAGGAGGCCCCCCAAATGGACCGCCTCGACATGTGACCCTCTGGCCACCGAGGAAGGTGGCCAGGCTCTTGAAGACATCATCCAATCCTGTTTTATGGTGACGAAGCTCACGAAGAAGAGAGCCAGAAGCTTCCTCGCCGCTGtccatctcttcctccttttcttccttaACAACTTGTTTAGTTGGTAGATCACTGAGTTCAGACATGTCATTGTGGGAATAATCAGCCAGTGTGCTTTCACAAGGCTccttattcatctcatcaatgCTCTCACTGTctacaggaggaggagaaaagcaCTGGGTGGGGCTGGGCTGGAGGACAGGTCTACTTATCACTCCCTTTTCTAACTCATCCTCATCTTCTCCCAGAACTGATACTGGAGAGCCCTGCCAGCTGAGTACAGGAGGAGTGTTTGCAAGGTTGTCTCCAATTTCCCTCAAATTTCCCATCACAGCCACAGGCTGCAGGTCAGGGGCATTGAGAATCCCTCCGTACCCACCTTCTTTGCCATGCATGGGTTGATCTACACTAATGGAACATGCTGTACTGAGAGGTGCTAAGGCTTTAAATAAAAGAGAAGGGAGTGTATCATCGGGCTTTGCTTTTGGTCCGTCTTCTGATTGGGATGAGATGATGGTAGGCCTCTTGCTGGTCTTTTTGGAGCTGGTGTTCGTGGGTCGAGACTGTATTAGTTGTTCTTTGACAGGGAGTTTTGGAGGACTGACGATCTTTTTGGGCATTTTGCGATTTTCAGATTTTGAGGATGGTTGAGGTGAAGTGCAGCTGGGATGAGGAGTTCGACCAGGGGTGTTGTGATTCTCTGGAGTATTTTGAGTATTTATGGATGGCCTGTGTGATGTCCTCTCTGCACGTTCACTCCTCTCCCTGTGCTTGTGTCTGGTTGGGCTGGGTGCTGTCTGGCCTTGATTCTCTGGGGTCAGAGTTGTAGTCTCTATTTTAGTCATTTTGACCTCCCCTGAAGAGTAAGAAGTAGAGATGGAAGTGAACATTTCCTTTCCTATGATTTTAGTTTTCAAGCCtaattttctctccttcttcgcTGTTTtatcccttttcttttttctctcgcctaacctcttttcttcttttttcttcctcctttttctttcttcaccctttctgtttgtcttttgaacttcaccctttctctcctttttcaccaacttctctttttgtttgcaCTCAGGTTTTTTGTGTTCTTCCAACTCCTTCTCAGGCTTGTTTGCTCTGGATCTGCTGTGGGGGGACTGTCGCGAGCAGAGGGGGTGTGAGGTCTTTCTGTATTTGACATCTAAATACCTGGATTTTGGGCCAGCATGAGGTGTATGATACGTTGTAGATGTCAGGCTAGGTCTCGGGGTGTGATGGGGACTTCCCTGGAGTTTCTGCTGTCCACTGAGGCCAGGACTACACTGATGAATGACTGATGGATCTTTTCTGCCACTGGCCACTGTGTATGAAGAGGGACTTGAGGGAGCACGTGGACTGCTGGCAGTAGAACCTCCATCTTTAGGACCACAGAGGAAGGATGAATATGGAGGAGAGTCTGCACCAGAAGACCTGGAGATGGCTGGATCCCTTGAATTACCCCTTGGATGAGTACGCTGAGGTTCCTGCAGAGTTAACATTATATCACTTTAGACTTTTGTTCAGGGGtatcaatcatcaatcaatcaaacttttaactatttatacagcacctttcaaacaaatcaatgcaattcaaagtgatTTAAAAGCAACTGATAAAACGTGGGATGCTAAAAAATGGATTTAGAAACCGATGCAcaccaaaataattaaaaagcaaaaaaggttAATTGAAtgagacaacaataaaagatgggtagttaagataataaaagatcaataataaaagataatatgaacaataaaataacaataaaaataaaattatgagatactacACAACATAAATAGATTATAGTaagacagtaaaatgttaaataaaacaaaatagaataaaataaataataatgatgataacaaataaaatgagtataaataataaaaccataaaccataaaacactacataaaagCCACTCTAAATAGATGGGTTTTTaggttaaatttaaaaatattaatattttcagcTCCACTCAGATCCCCTGGAAGGCCGTTCCAGCAGCTTGGAGCGTAATGGCTGAAAAGAGcatattcaaatgttttttttctgctttgtggAACAGCTACaagagaagaagcagaggaTCTGAGGGGCCTTCTGGCTCATAAACCAAAAACATTTGGATCTAGATGTAGGCctggtaaaatgacacaaaaacagctttggaaaaggaagttttcattttataattttcATGCtatttaaatggtttatttcTCACTGTGCTTTGTTTGTAATGATGGCTCCAGGAGTCCTTTTCCTCCAGAGGGTGTAGCGGGGGGTTGTGCTGTGTGGCTCTGGGGTGGCCTGTGTGCCGTTGATAGTGGTAATGATGGTTTTGGTGGCTGTAAGGCACACGGGTGTGGTCTGCTGGTGAAGACGAAATTTTCCGGTCATCCTTCCCTCTGTTTCCATGATGTGGTGGTCTGCTGCCACAATTatggttttgaactgttgggtTACCGTTACAGAAGCCATGTCCTCCAGCTCGTAATTTAGAGGTTTCCTGCAAATTTCAAAACCAAGAACAGAAATTAAGAAGGATcaacatgtttatattcagtttacatttTTAGTAATCATTTAATGATCATACAAGCTTACCtgttgctgtgttgttgagGTCCTGTGGGCAGAGTTGTGGCAAGAACCTGCCTTGTCATGAAGAGGCTTCCAGTCATCTTGGTTGCAGCGGTGGTGGCGAGGTGGTGATGGGGCATGggcaagtaaaagtaaatgcCTTGATCCTGGATGAGATGACTAAAGAGAGAAGCACAGATATCCTGAAATACTACAGTGGATGGGATTTTACCAATGGGTGGTGCTATTGCACAGAAATAAACGTACAGGTAAAAAGGCTATTTTTAACAAATGAATCAAGGATTGTTGTACTAGGTCAACAAACTTTACCTGATCAGGGCCAGAGTCCCTTCTCCTCTTGGCTGGACACTCTTCCCTAGGGGATAAAGGGTGCTGTGGGGGTGGACTGTGCTGGTGGAGTTGGTCTCGCCGCTGGTGGAGTGCTGGTCGTTTCCAGAGTCCTTGTCTGTTGTTTATCATTCGGCCTGCGAAGCTCCTGCGGCAGTCTGAGGGAGCCCATCTCTCTGGTGTGGACTGGAGTTCTCTGTTGTTGCGATGCAGGCGAGGACCCCCATGCTAtagtcagaga includes the following:
- the nlgn2b gene encoding neuroligin-2b isoform X1 — encoded protein: MYHPAELYSGRNTWDSYPAGGPNRGQWAPVNSRPWNNTQRCQGGRNQSHHPQSSRLYHREERTVNHVQDKGISKGHRQPLRLWDGKEQPFEAQNWHHNSTRSFHNRTGTNNSYLTGPGERYTNWDNNVSNSLHGGPRLHRNNRELQSTPERWAPSDCRRSFAGRMINNRQGLWKRPALHQRRDQLHQHSPPPQHPLSPREECPAKRRRDSGPDQSSHPGSRHLLLLAHAPSPPRHHRCNQDDWKPLHDKAGSCHNSAHRTSTTQQQETSKLRAGGHGFCNGNPTVQNHNCGSRPPHHGNRGKDDRKISSSPADHTRVPYSHQNHHYHYQRHTGHPRATQHNPPLHPLEEKDSWSHHYKQSTEPQRTHPRGNSRDPAISRSSGADSPPYSSFLCGPKDGGSTASSPRAPSSPSSYTVASGRKDPSVIHQCSPGLSGQQKLQGSPHHTPRPSLTSTTYHTPHAGPKSRYLDVKYRKTSHPLCSRQSPHSRSRANKPEKELEEHKKPECKQKEKLVKKERKGEVQKTNRKGEERKRRKKKEEKRLGERKKKRDKTAKKERKLGLKTKIIGKEMFTSISTSYSSGEVKMTKIETTTLTPENQGQTAPSPTRHKHRERSERAERTSHRPSINTQNTPENHNTPGRTPHPSCTSPQPSSKSENRKMPKKIVSPPKLPVKEQLIQSRPTNTSSKKTSKRPTIISSQSEDGPKAKPDDTLPSLLFKALAPLSTACSISVDQPMHGKEGGYGGILNAPDLQPVAVMGNLREIGDNLANTPPVLSWQGSPVSVLGEDEDELEKGVISRPVLQPSPTQCFSPPPVDSESIDEMNKEPCESTLADYSHNDMSELSDLPTKQVVKEEKEEEMDSGEEASGSLLRELRHHKTGLDDVFKSLATFLGGQRVTCRGGPFGGPPASTAGGVKLSSSLALGPDIHCQEHQDFSPRSDLTTSSKPGNQSPTHTTSDALFKSHSPTDLCDPVTDTLVQKKLEETENDLEEKQDVRDTDILPERAASSLLDESLSAELRLTTTHTASFTGLLTVSTKEERANSEETEHIVTDRKRKQKNKDGEREGEIKIKIKKEENGIICLKNKANEIKDLEEKDACKTPVSPSVPVISRNSPIPLKDSTKGQIPQKNPTPHGKDVQREKGDTGNSEVKIVTETKEEVSELENTISSTAGNTDTKNSSSESTVTINTSKLCISTPASKPCSLTPVDPLKLKALSMGLSKELKILLIKVESAGRQTFNISEVEEQRIPLSKISIENTATEVIRACK
- the LOC137196274 gene encoding lysine-specific demethylase 6B-like, giving the protein SYPIRVGFNALFSSLFFPRGTRVKGKFKESYLLPALSVKPNINIETPIPREKLNPPTPSIYLESKRDAFSPVLLQFCTDPKNAVTVIRGLAGSLRLNLGLFSTKSLVEANAEHAVEVRTQVQQPADENWDPSGSMQTWPCESSRSHTTIAKYAQYQASSFQESLQEEKESENEDEGEEQAKSQDPSATAKAGLTLANSKGSPASTTMKANSALLSKAQPLQATSVPSSEMKTVGKIIKFGTNIDLSDPKRWKPQLQELLKLPAFMRVESSNNMLSHVGHTILGMNTVQLYMKVPGSRTPGHQENNNFCSVNINIGPGDCEWFAVHEHYWEVINKFCEKHGVDYLTGSWWPVLEDLYSANIPVYRFIQRPGDLVWINAGTVHWVQAVGWCNNIAWNVGPLNSYQYQLALERFEWNEVKKVKSIVPMIHVSWNVARTIKITNQDTFKMIKHCLMQSIKHIQILRDQLVAAGKKICYQSRVKDEPAYYCNECDVEVFDVLFVTSENSSKKSYVVHCEDCARANSPSLAGVVVLEQYRMEDLMRTYDSFTLAPSPLSK